One bacterium genomic window carries:
- a CDS encoding polysaccharide biosynthesis tyrosine autokinase produces the protein MDFDKLQLREHWHIIYKHRKTVLLAMAALVLPLLALLLLSKPQYNASIALSVTDDAVTSLLSSDIDVSPDLTVGNYMDILTSQSFVDRVTRAVAQNVPNSAGAAKLKKANGDSTAIAKAHREAMIYLLDHMQTDHRGGNVIRVTIESGNPEEAYQLVRTIGEEFRRQHLETIQQRIDALHAFYSDRLRQTYQRVVEAEERLAGYQRARGIATKTRESDRISERIEAFENQIVDLISQRELLAERRRTLEQQIAQLKEKAPALATMESQIPRIEELKRRLLNLQSQMLAQSVLYTDKHPKVQSLKRDVDATIHELRGFASASSTPDSIKPTDPAIIWHDLYVENLLAEVEYNNLVSKIATLQKLANEYRNRVFEQPPEEQQELLKLQREVIVAQDAHQAMLRTNEKIQSLEAEKALNVSIIEPAQRPLKPVPRRRPFKMIMGAIISVILGVGLAYLREAIDRSVKTPEEIEKKLGLSVLGYVVDASTSRSTSTNLADKLVLLEEPGSELAENFRALRVNTDLALAECKNGQIVMVTSPGVGEGKSTIAANLAASYTLFGKRTLLLDTDLHHPTMHLRLGVQHDAGLSNWLAGEIRPENMRNSVTLNGSALDFITTGTRQVTFQKLSISSKMQSLFVSLREQYDVIIIDAPPIIPVSDPLLLVSDVDLILLTLESGRTPMEAARQAVTLLRRAKAQALGVVLNRLRLEEQYGPDRYQPSYLLGRRALLPERAGTSAS, from the coding sequence ATGGATTTCGACAAACTCCAATTAAGGGAGCACTGGCACATCATCTACAAGCACCGCAAGACGGTGCTGTTGGCCATGGCGGCGCTGGTGCTTCCGCTGCTGGCGCTGCTGTTGTTGAGCAAGCCGCAGTACAATGCGTCCATTGCCCTGTCGGTCACAGATGATGCCGTCACCAGCCTGTTGAGCTCGGACATCGACGTCAGCCCCGACCTGACCGTCGGAAACTACATGGACATTCTCACCAGCCAGAGCTTCGTCGATCGCGTCACCCGCGCCGTCGCGCAAAACGTGCCGAATTCCGCCGGGGCCGCCAAGCTCAAAAAAGCCAACGGCGATTCCACTGCGATTGCCAAGGCGCACCGCGAGGCAATGATCTATCTGCTGGATCACATGCAAACCGATCATCGTGGCGGCAATGTCATTCGCGTCACTATCGAATCCGGCAATCCGGAAGAGGCCTACCAACTGGTGCGGACCATCGGCGAGGAATTTCGCCGGCAGCATCTCGAGACGATTCAGCAGCGCATCGATGCCCTGCATGCCTTCTACAGCGACCGGTTGCGCCAGACTTACCAGCGCGTGGTGGAAGCCGAGGAGCGGCTGGCCGGATACCAGCGCGCGCGCGGCATTGCCACCAAGACACGTGAATCCGACCGCATCAGCGAGCGCATCGAAGCCTTCGAAAATCAGATCGTGGATCTCATCAGCCAGCGCGAACTGCTCGCCGAACGGCGGCGCACGCTCGAACAGCAAATCGCCCAGCTCAAGGAAAAGGCACCGGCGCTGGCCACCATGGAATCCCAGATTCCCCGCATCGAAGAGCTGAAACGCCGGCTGCTCAACCTGCAAAGCCAGATGCTGGCGCAATCCGTGCTCTACACCGACAAGCATCCCAAAGTGCAAAGCTTGAAGCGCGACGTTGACGCGACGATTCATGAGCTGCGCGGCTTCGCCAGCGCCTCTTCCACCCCGGATTCGATCAAACCCACCGACCCCGCCATCATCTGGCATGATCTCTACGTCGAAAACCTGCTGGCGGAGGTGGAATACAACAACCTGGTCAGCAAAATCGCAACCCTGCAAAAACTGGCGAACGAGTATCGCAATCGCGTTTTCGAACAGCCGCCGGAAGAGCAACAGGAACTGCTGAAGCTGCAGCGCGAAGTGATCGTGGCGCAGGATGCGCATCAGGCCATGCTGCGCACCAATGAGAAGATCCAAAGCCTGGAAGCGGAGAAGGCGCTCAACGTCAGCATCATCGAACCGGCGCAGCGGCCGCTGAAACCGGTGCCGCGGCGACGGCCCTTCAAGATGATCATGGGCGCGATCATCAGCGTGATTTTGGGGGTGGGCCTGGCCTACTTGCGCGAGGCCATCGACCGTTCGGTGAAGACGCCGGAGGAAATCGAAAAGAAGCTGGGCTTGTCGGTGCTGGGCTACGTCGTGGATGCCAGCACTTCGCGCAGCACCAGCACCAATCTCGCCGACAAGCTGGTGCTGCTGGAGGAGCCCGGCTCGGAGCTCGCCGAGAATTTCCGCGCCCTGCGCGTCAACACGGATTTGGCGCTGGCAGAATGCAAAAACGGCCAGATCGTGATGGTGACCAGCCCGGGCGTGGGCGAAGGCAAATCCACCATTGCCGCCAACCTGGCGGCGAGCTACACGCTCTTCGGCAAACGCACGCTGCTGCTCGATACCGACTTGCATCATCCCACCATGCACCTGCGCCTGGGGGTGCAGCACGATGCCGGTTTGTCGAACTGGCTGGCCGGCGAGATCCGGCCGGAAAACATGCGCAACAGCGTGACGCTGAACGGCTCGGCGCTGGACTTCATCACCACCGGCACACGCCAGGTCACTTTCCAAAAGCTGTCGATCAGCTCCAAGATGCAGTCACTGTTCGTCTCCTTGCGCGAGCAGTATGATGTCATCATCATCGATGCGCCGCCGATCATCCCGGTTTCCGATCCGCTGCTGCTGGTCTCCGATGTCGATTTGATTCTGCTCACGCTGGAATCCGGCCGAACGCCGATGGAAGCGGCAAGGCAGGCGGTGACCCTGCTGCGCCGCGCCAAGGCCCAGGCGCTCGGCGTCGTGCTCAACCGTCTGCGCCTGGAAGAACAGTACGGCCCGGATCGCTATCAACCTTCTTATCTGCTGGGCCGTCGCGCACTGCTGCCGGAAAGGGCAGGAACGAGCGCATCATGA
- a CDS encoding protein kinase, protein MTNLPQQANRLISILQTLAEAYYSRGQYADAIEKFEQLLQAGAESPEIIHKLALAHLARRDYSPSAKAAYERAFELFPQEEELCLKLCQVLLAQRALDGFSFRVYQRALAFQPPFEKDIYQSFFLYFQSQNQLQHAYEALKQVVQLERGRDAGNLSRLQKLAWQLGRESEAETLLERLEAVSPHTEVIHRLRGLTAAFRIHREPEGVGYPPAAAQVINRALAAYGKLNSVTLVREFCQLQYALRLVESRLLGWQPAVPLPAAAPLATAASTAEAGVPLTSAGLAGELFARLASDLGMDASSLHLPGATLRAMVLQISNLEKIAQQTSPQLAENLAGRFLNFSAKYLSKAVNAVCFTLSDGMIAVAGESLQLAQATVELLHKIENYNFSASPASRLAVSMVVHAVPPEAASAAHALAALHLALNLVAAQQTGGSREHAPGSRLLFERSFYEREMNVETVAARLGGTYVSELPGFRVEAYEAVWYNPLDYVEEKRSYQLGKFLVVERLRHSGSAGTYRGRDRQLERRVILKALSPQRSLRLAQNPAQREHMIKALQRLGRLEQPGLALLYDLGYQDGLFYYVREYLEGSSLGQSLANKGRFSPFETSAIGIKICRVLQQTHKQKIVHGNLKPANVWLMANGELKITDFFVPEFIATPGAAQRPAGLGWRYCAPEWLLHGTLTPAGDIYAIGMILYELVAGEPPFAKQEELESPADIHNLPPPVLTGLQPEIPALLASIIERAADRSLQRRFKSLEELEAALQVALEQSLPSDQPAAPAGPAASLFSFRRMLKSRNE, encoded by the coding sequence ATGACCAATTTACCCCAACAGGCCAATCGTCTCATTTCCATCCTCCAAACGCTCGCCGAGGCCTACTACAGCCGCGGCCAATATGCGGACGCTATCGAGAAATTCGAACAACTGCTGCAGGCCGGCGCCGAGTCGCCGGAGATCATCCACAAACTGGCCCTCGCCCATCTCGCGCGCCGCGATTATTCCCCTTCTGCCAAAGCCGCCTACGAGCGCGCCTTCGAGCTTTTTCCGCAGGAGGAAGAGCTGTGCCTGAAGCTCTGCCAGGTTTTGCTGGCGCAGCGCGCGCTCGACGGGTTCTCCTTTCGCGTTTATCAACGCGCGCTGGCCTTCCAACCTCCCTTTGAGAAAGACATCTATCAATCCTTCTTTCTCTATTTCCAAAGCCAGAATCAACTGCAGCACGCTTATGAAGCGCTCAAACAGGTCGTGCAATTGGAGCGCGGCCGGGACGCAGGCAATTTGTCGCGCCTGCAGAAGCTCGCCTGGCAACTCGGCCGCGAGAGCGAAGCGGAAACGCTGCTGGAGCGCCTCGAAGCCGTCAGCCCGCATACCGAAGTCATTCACCGCTTGCGCGGACTCACCGCCGCCTTTCGCATTCATCGCGAGCCCGAGGGCGTGGGGTATCCGCCGGCCGCGGCGCAGGTCATCAATCGCGCGCTGGCGGCCTATGGCAAATTGAACAGCGTGACGCTGGTGCGGGAATTTTGCCAGTTGCAATATGCCTTGCGCCTGGTCGAGTCGCGTTTGCTCGGCTGGCAGCCGGCCGTGCCGCTGCCGGCGGCCGCGCCGCTCGCCACCGCCGCAAGCACCGCGGAAGCCGGCGTGCCGCTCACTTCCGCTGGTTTGGCGGGAGAACTGTTTGCGCGACTGGCCTCGGATCTGGGAATGGATGCCTCCAGCCTGCATCTGCCCGGCGCCACGCTGCGCGCGATGGTGCTGCAGATCAGCAATCTCGAAAAGATCGCGCAGCAAACCAGCCCGCAACTGGCGGAAAACCTCGCCGGCCGCTTCTTGAATTTCTCCGCAAAATATCTCAGCAAAGCGGTGAATGCCGTGTGTTTCACGCTCAGCGACGGCATGATTGCCGTGGCCGGCGAATCCCTGCAACTGGCGCAGGCCACCGTGGAGCTGCTTCACAAGATCGAGAACTACAATTTCTCCGCTTCGCCTGCGAGCCGGCTGGCCGTGTCGATGGTGGTGCATGCCGTGCCGCCGGAGGCCGCTTCCGCCGCGCACGCACTTGCCGCGCTGCATCTCGCGCTCAATCTGGTGGCGGCGCAGCAAACCGGCGGCAGCCGCGAGCATGCGCCCGGCAGCCGCCTGCTGTTTGAGCGCAGCTTCTATGAACGGGAAATGAATGTGGAAACGGTGGCCGCGCGCCTGGGCGGGACTTATGTCTCCGAACTGCCGGGATTCCGTGTCGAGGCCTATGAAGCGGTGTGGTACAATCCGCTGGATTATGTGGAAGAAAAGCGCAGCTATCAGCTCGGAAAATTTCTGGTGGTCGAACGGCTGCGCCACAGCGGGTCTGCCGGCACCTATCGCGGCCGCGACCGCCAGTTGGAGCGGCGCGTCATCCTCAAGGCGCTCAGCCCGCAACGCAGCCTGCGCCTGGCGCAAAACCCGGCACAGCGCGAACACATGATCAAAGCGTTGCAGCGCCTCGGCCGCCTGGAACAACCCGGGCTGGCATTGCTCTACGATCTCGGCTATCAGGATGGCCTGTTTTATTATGTCCGGGAATATCTCGAAGGCTCTTCGCTCGGACAGAGCCTGGCAAACAAAGGCCGTTTTTCGCCCTTCGAGACTTCGGCGATCGGCATCAAAATCTGCCGGGTGTTGCAGCAAACGCACAAACAAAAAATCGTGCACGGCAATCTCAAGCCCGCCAACGTTTGGCTGATGGCCAACGGCGAGCTTAAGATCACCGACTTCTTCGTGCCGGAATTCATTGCAACGCCCGGCGCGGCGCAACGGCCGGCAGGCTTAGGCTGGCGCTATTGCGCGCCGGAATGGCTGTTGCACGGCACACTCACGCCGGCTGGTGACATTTATGCGATCGGGATGATTTTGTATGAACTGGTGGCGGGTGAGCCGCCCTTCGCCAAGCAGGAAGAGTTGGAAAGCCCGGCCGATATCCACAACCTGCCACCACCCGTGCTGACCGGCCTCCAGCCGGAGATCCCCGCGCTGCTCGCCAGCATCATCGAGCGTGCCGCTGACCGCTCGCTGCAACGCCGCTTCAAGAGCCTGGAGGAGTTGGAAGCCGCGCTGCAGGTCGCCCTCGAACAATCGCTGCCGAGCGATCAACCCGCCGCGCCAGCCGGTCCGGCCGCCTCCCTGTTTTCCTTCCGCCGCATGCTGAAATCGCGCAATGAATGA
- a CDS encoding O-antigen ligase family protein, which translates to MSARQRQDQLSRYYPMVVVLASVLVALLVAQFSAGIAAGLVLGGILAVLGLVHYEVLVHGLIVLLPLQSSLPYSYQALQTFNPFNALAAVMFGTWFVNAMLQRRRLLHGSVMNLALLLFCLLCLAALLKTANAAGSAYMAEQFNPLKRWLSPMLLFFPIANAGFSRPALKRLVTTAVVMCGVVTLWTVKDLVALGWAQISEENRIGGPFGFGGENDLAAFFVYYPVLALTIGLSQTRLERRVLLLGLFGLAMICLLLLLSRGAYLGMLVVLAFIALVRHRWMIPPLVLAVMFYQLWAPGTVQERMESTQLQTANESVGGRVPAPYESERNLETSSALRWRIWRGAVRIIESHPVTGTGYNTFSMAIPAYANIERNMDAHNMFLRVGAEMGVFGLLSFLLILFVPFATMQRIYRTTADGFMRGWMLGGMASILGIVVVNIFGSRFVREELVGLHWVLVSLTYAYVYLRRRRLAQRSPAGAPVLLPVTEAAAGRHASASLLPDRR; encoded by the coding sequence ATGAGCGCGCGGCAACGACAAGATCAGCTCAGCCGGTACTATCCGATGGTGGTGGTGCTCGCTTCTGTGCTCGTGGCCTTGCTGGTGGCGCAGTTTTCCGCGGGCATTGCTGCCGGCCTGGTGCTCGGCGGCATCCTCGCCGTGCTGGGCCTGGTGCATTACGAAGTACTGGTGCACGGGCTGATCGTGCTCCTGCCGCTGCAGTCCTCCCTGCCCTACAGCTATCAGGCTTTGCAGACCTTCAATCCGTTCAATGCCCTGGCAGCGGTGATGTTCGGCACCTGGTTCGTCAACGCCATGTTGCAGCGCCGGCGCCTGCTGCACGGCAGCGTGATGAATCTGGCGCTGCTGCTGTTCTGTCTGCTGTGTTTGGCTGCGCTCTTGAAAACCGCGAACGCGGCAGGCAGCGCTTACATGGCAGAGCAGTTCAACCCGCTCAAGCGCTGGCTCAGCCCCATGCTGCTCTTTTTCCCGATCGCCAATGCCGGCTTCAGCCGCCCGGCCCTCAAACGGCTGGTGACCACGGCGGTGGTGATGTGCGGCGTGGTGACCTTGTGGACCGTCAAGGATCTCGTTGCGCTGGGGTGGGCGCAAATCTCCGAGGAAAACCGCATCGGCGGGCCGTTCGGCTTCGGCGGTGAAAATGATTTGGCCGCCTTCTTCGTCTACTACCCGGTGCTGGCGCTCACCATTGGCTTGAGCCAAACGCGCCTCGAGCGGCGTGTTCTCCTGCTCGGTCTGTTCGGCCTGGCGATGATTTGTTTGCTGCTGCTGCTCTCGCGCGGTGCTTATCTCGGCATGCTGGTGGTGCTGGCGTTCATCGCGCTGGTGCGCCACCGCTGGATGATTCCGCCGCTGGTGCTGGCCGTGATGTTCTATCAGCTCTGGGCGCCGGGGACGGTGCAGGAGCGCATGGAAAGCACGCAATTGCAGACCGCCAACGAGTCGGTCGGCGGCCGGGTGCCGGCGCCGTACGAGTCGGAACGCAATCTCGAGACCAGTTCCGCCTTGCGCTGGCGCATCTGGCGCGGCGCGGTACGCATCATCGAGAGCCATCCGGTCACCGGCACCGGCTACAACACGTTCAGCATGGCGATTCCGGCCTACGCCAACATCGAGCGCAACATGGATGCCCACAACATGTTCTTGCGCGTGGGCGCGGAGATGGGCGTGTTCGGGTTGCTCAGCTTCCTGCTGATTCTGTTCGTGCCGTTTGCAACGATGCAACGCATCTATCGCACCACGGCCGACGGATTCATGCGCGGCTGGATGCTGGGCGGCATGGCAAGCATACTTGGCATTGTCGTGGTCAACATTTTCGGCTCCCGCTTTGTTCGGGAGGAGTTGGTGGGACTGCATTGGGTTCTGGTGTCCCTCACCTATGCTTATGTCTATCTGCGCCGGCGGCGGCTGGCGCAGCGGTCGCCCGCCGGTGCGCCGGTTCTCCTACCGGTGACCGAGGCGGCTGCCGGCCGTCACGCCTCGGCTTCCTTGTTGCCCGATCGCAGATAA
- a CDS encoding sigma 54-interacting transcriptional regulator, giving the protein MPSTPAPLAALGTNANDLARSFMLLSLHPSLNQIYKRIVRSVDSQIPLLLSGEAGTGKEVLARVIHSAGRFRHTHFTVIPCAVATEEELELALFTAADATAGMAHSPAGNQAAEAAVTLFLKHVEASSPALQQRLIRLLQEKSVVHPLTRETRRLALRVLASSRKIVEQEVAAGNFRRDLFYRLTITAHVLPPLRERKEDIPHFVRHFATRYAARLNEPAATFSAPALAALQEYDWPGNIRECQRVVWQSLWQRSPKIRVIDKIKWGTVENPVVAPDLAEGAGAGGNGNLPGDKLLPPAASPASNASRIQAHQPQFV; this is encoded by the coding sequence GTGCCCAGCACGCCGGCGCCCCTCGCTGCGCTCGGCACGAACGCCAACGATTTGGCGCGCTCCTTCATGCTGCTTTCCCTCCATCCTTCGCTAAACCAGATCTACAAGCGCATAGTCCGAAGCGTGGACAGCCAAATACCACTCTTGTTGAGCGGCGAAGCCGGCACCGGCAAAGAAGTACTGGCACGCGTCATCCACAGCGCCGGCAGGTTTCGCCACACGCACTTCACCGTCATTCCCTGTGCGGTGGCGACGGAAGAAGAATTGGAGTTGGCGCTCTTCACTGCCGCCGATGCCACCGCAGGCATGGCTCACAGCCCCGCCGGCAATCAGGCTGCCGAGGCGGCGGTAACGCTGTTTTTGAAACATGTCGAAGCCAGCTCGCCCGCGCTGCAACAGCGACTGATCCGGCTGCTGCAGGAGAAGAGCGTGGTCCACCCGCTGACACGCGAAACCAGACGGTTGGCTCTGCGGGTGCTCGCCTCCTCGCGCAAGATTGTGGAACAGGAAGTGGCGGCCGGCAATTTTCGCCGGGATTTGTTTTACCGCCTAACCATCACCGCACACGTGTTGCCGCCGTTGCGCGAGCGCAAGGAAGACATTCCGCACTTCGTGCGCCATTTCGCGACGCGCTACGCCGCGCGCTTGAATGAGCCGGCGGCCACCTTCAGCGCGCCGGCGCTGGCCGCGCTGCAAGAATATGACTGGCCCGGCAATATTCGTGAATGCCAACGGGTGGTTTGGCAATCCTTGTGGCAACGCTCGCCCAAGATCCGGGTCATTGACAAAATCAAATGGGGGACGGTGGAAAATCCGGTGGTGGCACCGGACTTGGCAGAGGGGGCAGGCGCTGGGGGCAACGGCAACCTGCCGGGCGACAAACTTCTGCCGCCGGCGGCCTCGCCCGCAAGCAACGCGAGCCGCATTCAGGCGCACCAACCTCAATTCGTCTAA
- a CDS encoding glycosyltransferase: protein MAAPVAIVYLTDKLTHGGTPLQVVELALHLDRRQFQPHVIVLSQVDQVLRERLQHAGISVNVIGQANWVQPGAVAAAGRLYRCLRHIRPRILHAFLATGNVLGALLGKLAGVPVIITSHRDLGGFDGVHIVRLNDWIDRHLATTVTANSRAVRAAVARRSGRQAEAISLLYNGIDADRIAGAADRTAKRRELGLPPQALVIGVIANFRAAKGHRYLLQAFALIAGRFPDALLVLCGQEAQAGQLRELQGLVAASGLSGRVRFLGPRRDIDEVLHTLDVLVSPSLSEGFSNAILEAMAAGLPVIATRVGGSTEQVADGITGLLVAPAQVTELQQALLTLLDSPALRARMGEAARARVQECFSVEVMADNHARLYHDLLRVKV, encoded by the coding sequence ATGGCCGCACCGGTTGCAATTGTCTATTTGACCGATAAGCTCACACACGGCGGCACCCCGCTGCAAGTCGTGGAGCTGGCGCTGCACCTCGACCGCCGGCAATTCCAGCCGCATGTGATCGTGCTCTCGCAAGTCGACCAGGTCTTGCGCGAGCGCCTGCAACACGCCGGCATCAGCGTGAACGTGATCGGGCAGGCGAATTGGGTGCAGCCCGGCGCGGTCGCGGCCGCCGGCAGGTTGTACCGCTGCCTGCGCCACATTCGCCCGCGAATTCTGCACGCGTTTTTGGCAACCGGCAACGTGCTGGGTGCGCTGTTGGGCAAACTCGCCGGCGTGCCGGTGATCATCACCAGCCATCGCGACCTCGGCGGGTTCGACGGCGTGCACATCGTCCGGCTGAACGATTGGATCGACCGCCACCTCGCCACCACCGTCACGGCCAATTCTCGCGCAGTGCGCGCTGCCGTGGCGCGCCGTTCCGGCAGGCAGGCGGAGGCGATTTCCCTGCTCTACAACGGTATTGACGCCGACCGCATCGCCGGCGCCGCCGACCGGACCGCCAAGCGCCGCGAGCTGGGCTTGCCGCCGCAGGCGCTCGTCATCGGCGTCATCGCCAACTTCCGCGCCGCCAAGGGGCACCGGTATTTGTTGCAGGCCTTTGCGCTCATCGCCGGCCGTTTCCCCGACGCTCTGCTCGTGCTGTGCGGCCAGGAAGCGCAAGCCGGACAATTGCGCGAACTGCAGGGCTTGGTGGCGGCCTCCGGCCTCAGCGGCCGCGTGCGGTTCCTGGGACCGCGCCGCGACATCGACGAGGTGTTGCACACTCTGGATGTTTTGGTTTCGCCTTCGCTGTCCGAAGGCTTTTCAAATGCGATATTGGAGGCGATGGCCGCCGGTTTGCCGGTCATTGCCACGCGCGTGGGCGGGAGCACCGAACAGGTGGCGGACGGGATCACCGGCTTGTTGGTGGCGCCGGCCCAGGTCACGGAGCTGCAACAGGCGTTGCTCACGCTGTTGGACTCTCCCGCGCTGCGGGCCAGGATGGGCGAGGCGGCGCGCGCACGCGTACAGGAATGTTTCAGTGTCGAGGTCATGGCGGACAACCATGCCCGGCTTTACCATGATCTTTTGCGTGTGAAGGTTTGA
- a CDS encoding glycosyltransferase family 39 protein codes for MRKPNAAESLVALMVGAGMALRLINLGHLNFWGDESITALAVQGILEHGYPQFPSGMIYFRGLPTLYLCALSSLIWGVNEWALRLPSVLFSSGTIVLVYLLGKRLFSIQAGLLAAFLLTFSYWDFEFARHARMYSGFAFVFLLTLYAMYRGVVEGERFWYRASLVCAAIAILFHELGLTLALVYFALGIRAGWPQLTRRRLFGAALALMALAGLHFSLVQYGFAIPGKLHGQQEVLYPTNLVSSFLDKFYGLLPRQVFLDLWPMALLLLLLVILAKTRHIEAKVIFSGSWLLPVAAFLAAYGQHLTLALLLIAIYLFFTGKGLHGLREPEVKLALTLIAVMFGFWMIHDWRLGLEGGITGAAERLRALLKLQLGLPKLYFVGFLYTFPKMSLLVLAGLLWLFHINRMPNGTATAYFVCLAFVVPMLATGYIKTNWVEYRLNFHLNPLFVLIHACVFWGIFTHVRGIWTTAARWQAALSGMLAALAFVAVSEQIYPPRLVEVLARTYGSPVDPRSAPGSHFRLMPDHAHAGEFVRRSKQEGDVIIAMDWLAQSHYLGHIDFWLRSDAFVPQTYRLSGNYFDIYTGTQVVSNLAELERVITEYSGRRIWIITASPYTEAELHISSEIMDFLRTRPQHVVFQGRDAKSLVYLFAPPSCRPAYAQEQLTQSAGQPCAGTQLH; via the coding sequence ATGCGCAAGCCGAATGCTGCGGAATCTTTGGTGGCTCTGATGGTGGGCGCAGGCATGGCTCTGCGCTTGATCAATCTTGGGCATCTCAACTTTTGGGGAGACGAATCCATCACTGCCCTGGCGGTGCAGGGCATCCTGGAGCACGGCTACCCGCAGTTTCCTTCGGGCATGATCTACTTTCGCGGCCTGCCCACGCTCTACCTGTGCGCCTTGTCTTCACTGATTTGGGGCGTGAATGAGTGGGCGTTGCGCCTGCCCAGCGTCCTGTTCAGCAGCGGCACGATCGTGCTCGTCTACCTGCTGGGCAAGCGCCTGTTCTCGATCCAGGCCGGTTTGCTCGCCGCCTTCCTTCTGACCTTTTCCTATTGGGATTTCGAGTTTGCGCGACATGCGCGGATGTACTCCGGCTTTGCCTTTGTGTTCCTGCTCACGCTCTATGCCATGTATCGCGGCGTGGTGGAAGGTGAGCGGTTCTGGTATCGTGCCAGTTTGGTGTGCGCGGCAATCGCAATCCTTTTCCACGAGTTGGGATTGACCCTGGCGCTGGTCTACTTCGCGCTGGGCATTCGTGCGGGCTGGCCGCAGCTCACCCGGCGGCGGCTGTTTGGCGCGGCGCTGGCGCTGATGGCATTGGCCGGATTGCATTTTTCCCTGGTGCAATACGGCTTTGCCATTCCCGGCAAGCTGCACGGCCAGCAGGAGGTTTTGTATCCCACCAACCTGGTCAGCTCGTTCCTGGACAAATTCTACGGCCTGCTGCCGCGCCAGGTGTTCCTGGATTTGTGGCCGATGGCGCTGCTGCTGCTCTTGTTGGTCATTTTGGCGAAGACGCGGCACATCGAGGCGAAGGTGATTTTTTCCGGGAGTTGGTTGCTGCCGGTAGCCGCCTTCCTTGCCGCTTATGGCCAGCATTTGACCCTGGCGCTGCTGCTCATCGCCATCTACTTGTTCTTCACCGGCAAGGGGCTGCACGGCCTGCGCGAGCCGGAGGTGAAACTGGCGCTCACGCTGATCGCCGTCATGTTCGGTTTTTGGATGATACATGACTGGCGCTTGGGACTGGAGGGCGGCATAACCGGAGCGGCAGAGCGGCTGCGCGCGCTGCTCAAACTGCAGCTCGGCTTGCCCAAACTTTATTTCGTGGGTTTCCTTTACACCTTCCCCAAGATGTCGCTGCTGGTCCTCGCTGGGCTGCTTTGGTTGTTTCATATCAATCGTATGCCGAACGGCACGGCCACCGCATACTTTGTCTGCCTGGCGTTTGTCGTGCCGATGCTTGCCACCGGCTACATCAAGACCAACTGGGTGGAATATCGCTTGAATTTCCATCTGAATCCGCTGTTCGTTTTGATCCATGCGTGCGTTTTTTGGGGCATATTCACCCATGTGCGCGGGATCTGGACCACAGCGGCACGCTGGCAGGCTGCGCTCTCCGGCATGCTGGCGGCGCTTGCGTTTGTCGCAGTCAGCGAGCAGATCTATCCGCCGCGCCTGGTCGAGGTGCTGGCGCGCACCTATGGCAGCCCGGTCGATCCCCGTTCCGCGCCCGGCTCGCATTTTCGCCTCATGCCGGATCACGCGCATGCGGGAGAATTCGTGCGGCGCAGCAAGCAGGAGGGTGACGTCATCATTGCGATGGATTGGCTGGCGCAAAGTCACTACCTCGGTCACATTGATTTCTGGCTGCGTTCCGACGCCTTCGTGCCGCAAACCTACCGCCTCAGCGGAAACTATTTCGACATCTACACCGGCACGCAGGTGGTTTCGAATCTCGCCGAACTGGAGCGCGTGATCACCGAATACTCGGGACGGCGCATTTGGATCATTACCGCCTCGCCTTACACCGAAGCCGAACTACACATCTCCTCCGAAATCATGGATTTCCTGCGCACCCGGCCGCAGCACGTGGTTTTTCAAGGCCGGGATGCCAAGTCGCTGGTCTACCTGTTTGCGCCGCCCTCCTGCCGCCCGGCCTACGCGCAAGAGCAACTCACCCAATCCGCCGGGCAGCCCTGTGCAGGTACGCAATTGCACTAG